A genomic segment from Janibacter sp. DB-40 encodes:
- a CDS encoding M20/M25/M40 family metallo-hydrolase, which yields MDHQLEHPSHEAALPRRTVLGGIGAAALGLTAAGGATAYARPSQSATNLTGAAIPAADKDPVDLLKRMLSYDTQNYGQGGTTRPHGEWLKGVWENAGVPVEIIETPQADNVHVIARIPGTGDAEPLLLLGHSDVVPVEEENWDVDPFAGKVVDGEIYGRGALDMKGANSAFISAMLRHIDEGAQFDRDIIVLTDCDEEAGSYGSRWLAENHWDKIAAGSVLTEGGWFLAQSDRTTPMLITATRQDNVYFNLDITAKGVATHSSKPIPDETSIVTLSRAVSELGEWEAPVHLTEVTREYFTAVMEATDDERFAKAIRLMLNARSQPARERAAKLVVSRSDYPYLHRALLRTTHAFVIEEAGYKENVIPSSAEVRVNCRGIPGGEKPREFLAKVRELLADREVEVALVTYDGESEEEALAGLDETWGTPPADLDTDLYRSLTGAAEKVYEGTPFAPALFEAGTSLGPWRAEGVPGYGVYPYVLSNEQLIGMHGNNERIFVEALKQGTDFMYEVFAGFLAK from the coding sequence ATGGATCACCAGCTCGAGCACCCTTCCCACGAGGCCGCACTGCCACGACGGACCGTTCTCGGCGGCATCGGGGCCGCCGCACTCGGCCTGACGGCAGCCGGGGGCGCCACCGCCTACGCGCGACCGTCGCAGTCCGCGACGAACCTGACCGGGGCGGCGATCCCGGCGGCCGACAAGGACCCCGTCGACCTGCTCAAGCGCATGCTGTCCTACGACACCCAGAACTACGGCCAGGGTGGCACCACCCGTCCGCACGGCGAGTGGCTCAAGGGCGTCTGGGAGAACGCCGGTGTACCCGTCGAGATCATCGAGACGCCGCAGGCCGACAACGTCCACGTGATCGCCCGCATCCCCGGCACGGGAGACGCGGAGCCGCTGCTCCTGCTGGGTCACTCGGACGTCGTCCCGGTGGAGGAGGAGAACTGGGACGTCGACCCCTTCGCCGGGAAGGTCGTCGACGGCGAGATCTACGGCCGCGGTGCCCTCGACATGAAGGGCGCCAACTCCGCCTTCATCAGCGCCATGCTGCGCCACATCGACGAGGGCGCGCAGTTCGACCGGGACATCATCGTGCTCACCGACTGCGACGAGGAGGCCGGCTCCTACGGCTCGCGCTGGCTGGCCGAGAACCACTGGGACAAGATCGCCGCCGGGTCGGTCCTGACAGAGGGCGGGTGGTTCCTCGCGCAGAGCGACCGGACGACGCCGATGCTCATCACGGCCACCCGCCAGGACAACGTCTACTTCAACCTCGACATCACGGCGAAGGGGGTCGCCACCCACTCCTCGAAGCCAATCCCCGACGAGACGTCGATCGTCACGCTCTCCCGGGCGGTGAGCGAGCTGGGGGAGTGGGAGGCGCCGGTGCACCTGACCGAGGTCACTCGCGAGTACTTCACCGCGGTGATGGAGGCGACCGACGACGAGCGCTTCGCCAAGGCGATCCGGCTCATGCTCAATGCCAGGAGCCAGCCGGCGCGGGAGCGGGCGGCGAAGCTCGTCGTCTCCCGGTCGGACTACCCCTACCTGCACCGTGCGCTGCTGCGCACCACGCACGCCTTCGTCATCGAGGAGGCGGGGTACAAGGAGAACGTCATCCCGTCGTCGGCGGAGGTGCGCGTGAACTGCCGTGGGATCCCCGGCGGCGAGAAGCCGCGGGAGTTCCTCGCGAAGGTGCGTGAGCTGCTGGCCGACCGGGAGGTCGAGGTCGCCCTGGTGACGTACGACGGCGAGAGCGAGGAGGAGGCGCTCGCCGGGCTCGACGAGACGTGGGGGACCCCGCCCGCCGACCTCGACACCGATCTCTACCGCTCCCTGACCGGGGCCGCGGAGAAGGTCTACGAGGGGACCCCCTTCGCCCCGGCGCTCTTCGAGGCCGGTACGAGCCTTGGGCCATGGCGTGCGGAGGGAGTGCCCGGCTACGGCGTGTACCCGTACGTGCTCAGCAATGAGCAGCTGATCGGGATGCACGGCAACAACGAGCGCATCTTCGTCGAGGCGCTCAAGCAGGGCACGGACTTCATGTACGAGGTCTTCGCCGGCTTCCTCGCGAAGTAG
- a CDS encoding TetR/AcrR family transcriptional regulator: MTTDWRTFGPDMLTPPLQAALRVFVREGYHGTSIRSIAEAAGLSVPGLYHHHRSKQAILDAIVTATMTEMLAHSHAAEEDSDGTPRGRFDNLVEALARFHMERRDHAFLASTEMRSMEPEVRARHIAQRDQQQRLLADAIADGVADGSFVSAYPADAARAISSLSVSIATWYQPDGPLTEDEVVERHLDFARRIVGAKGA, from the coding sequence ATGACCACGGACTGGCGCACGTTCGGCCCGGACATGCTCACGCCCCCGCTGCAGGCCGCGCTCCGCGTCTTCGTCCGGGAGGGGTACCACGGCACCTCGATCCGCTCGATCGCCGAGGCGGCCGGCCTCTCCGTCCCGGGCCTCTACCACCACCACCGCTCGAAGCAGGCGATCCTCGACGCGATCGTCACGGCGACGATGACCGAGATGCTCGCCCACAGCCACGCCGCCGAGGAGGACTCCGACGGCACCCCGCGCGGGCGCTTCGACAACCTCGTCGAGGCACTGGCCCGCTTCCACATGGAGCGCCGCGACCACGCCTTCCTGGCCTCGACCGAGATGCGCAGCATGGAGCCCGAGGTGCGCGCCCGTCACATCGCCCAGCGGGACCAGCAGCAGCGCCTGCTCGCGGACGCGATCGCCGACGGTGTCGCGGACGGCAGCTTCGTCAGCGCCTACCCGGCCGACGCGGCGCGCGCGATCTCCTCGCTGTCGGTCTCGATCGCCACGTGGTACCAGCCCGACGGGCCCCTGACCGAGGACGAGGTCGTCGAGCGGCACCTGGACTTCGCGCGCCGGATCGTCGGGGCGAAGGGAGCGTGA
- a CDS encoding AMP-binding protein — protein sequence MDDVTVHELDADGPHERPARPGTVTEAWHRRVAAGPDAPAIAWFDATYTAAEVDDLAGSLAVALAERGVGAKDRVGIHLQNVPQYAISLLALWKLGATAVVLNPMYLGGELEQPVADSGAIGIITTDRDVAAVRESVQRTAVRWVLSTDERDLQGRDDPRMSPEQARVEASADGDLVHLMRRHAGRQPEPVGTGPEDLALLTYTSGTTGPPKGAMNSHANVVTVATTFAEFVGVEDGDVVLAIAPLFHITGAVINAVLGLVHGTTLVFTGRFHAEVVLDAFHEHGVTFTIGSITAFNALMRLDHASAEHFASVKTLYSGGAPIPPSTVERFEERFGHYIHNGYGMTETTSGVIAVPPGSRAPVDGASGTLSIGKPLPGVGAAVVGPDDRPVAPGEQGELVLTGPQMVRGYWRNPEATEATMPGGRLHTGDGAVIDEDGWVYLVDRLKDQINTSGYKVWPREVEDVLYQHPAVFEAAVVGLPDEYRGEEVTAFVSLKEGAKGDEAELRQFVADRLAAYKRPRHVHVVGDLPKTQTGKIRRRALRDDAV from the coding sequence ATGGATGACGTGACAGTGCACGAGCTCGACGCGGACGGACCGCACGAGCGGCCGGCGCGACCGGGGACGGTGACCGAGGCCTGGCACCGACGGGTCGCTGCCGGACCGGACGCGCCCGCGATCGCGTGGTTCGACGCCACCTACACCGCGGCCGAGGTCGACGACCTCGCGGGCTCGCTCGCGGTCGCCCTCGCCGAGCGCGGCGTCGGCGCGAAGGATCGCGTCGGGATCCACCTGCAGAACGTCCCCCAGTACGCGATCAGCCTGCTCGCCCTGTGGAAGCTCGGCGCCACCGCCGTCGTGCTCAACCCGATGTACCTCGGCGGCGAGCTCGAGCAGCCGGTCGCCGACTCGGGTGCGATCGGCATCATCACGACCGACCGGGACGTGGCGGCCGTGCGCGAGAGCGTGCAGCGCACCGCGGTCCGGTGGGTGCTCAGCACCGACGAGCGCGACCTGCAGGGACGCGATGACCCGCGGATGTCCCCGGAGCAGGCGAGGGTCGAGGCTTCCGCCGACGGCGACCTCGTGCACCTCATGCGGCGCCACGCCGGCCGGCAGCCCGAGCCGGTCGGGACCGGACCCGAGGACCTCGCCCTGCTGACCTACACCTCGGGGACGACCGGCCCGCCGAAGGGGGCGATGAACTCCCACGCGAACGTCGTCACCGTGGCGACGACCTTCGCCGAGTTCGTCGGGGTGGAGGACGGCGACGTCGTCCTGGCCATCGCCCCCCTCTTCCACATCACCGGCGCGGTCATCAACGCGGTGCTCGGCCTGGTCCACGGGACGACCCTCGTCTTCACCGGACGGTTCCATGCCGAGGTCGTGCTCGACGCCTTCCACGAGCACGGCGTCACCTTCACCATCGGGTCGATCACGGCGTTCAACGCGCTCATGCGTCTCGACCACGCGAGCGCCGAGCACTTCGCCTCGGTCAAGACGCTCTACAGCGGTGGCGCACCGATCCCGCCGTCGACGGTCGAGCGCTTCGAGGAGCGCTTCGGCCACTACATCCACAACGGCTACGGCATGACCGAGACCACCTCCGGTGTCATCGCGGTCCCACCCGGCAGTCGGGCACCCGTCGACGGGGCCAGCGGCACGCTGTCGATCGGCAAGCCACTGCCCGGTGTGGGCGCCGCGGTGGTCGGTCCGGACGACCGTCCGGTCGCACCGGGGGAGCAGGGCGAGCTCGTCCTCACCGGTCCCCAGATGGTGCGCGGCTACTGGCGAAACCCGGAGGCGACCGAGGCGACGATGCCCGGCGGGCGCCTGCACACCGGCGACGGCGCGGTCATCGACGAGGACGGCTGGGTCTACCTCGTCGACCGGCTCAAGGACCAGATCAACACCTCCGGCTACAAGGTGTGGCCACGCGAGGTCGAGGACGTGCTCTACCAGCACCCGGCCGTCTTCGAGGCGGCCGTGGTCGGCCTGCCCGACGAGTACCGCGGCGAGGAGGTCACCGCCTTCGTCTCGCTCAAGGAGGGGGCGAAGGGGGACGAGGCCGAGCTGCGCCAGTTCGTCGCCGACCGCCTCGCCGCCTACAAGCGACCGCGCCATGTCCACGTCGTCGGCGACCTGCCGAAGACCCAGACGGGAAAGATCCGCCGCCGCGCGCTGCGTGACGACGCGGTCTGA
- a CDS encoding MFS transporter, with product MTTSNARTVATGDIRTGPELTTRSNPSARRSLVASTIGQLFEWYEWTAYAVFAPFIAAVMFNDSNPVSALLATLAVFAVGFLMRPLGGVVFGRIADVKGRKYVLIVTMLMMASASLVMGLLPGYESIGILASVLLLASRMIQGFAHGGESATANTYVAEIAPPHRRGMWGSLVFVAIMGGTVTAYAIGGSITAFLTESAVGDWGWRVPFLLGAVFAVFVLYLRTGMEESDVFDRADTAQAVEQEVVPAAAQTVAPAAAGYTRGRLTKAIALVVMMVSGITVAHYTWSSYASTYAITEQGMDPNTAFWAITASQFLALLTLPLWGLLSDHIGRRPVVLIFAVGTIITTIPLKAMIADEFWTLFLASFIAMTFVAAAGSILSSMMSEAFPTKVRTAGIGFAYSLSVAAFGGSAPYLNALFIGRGLDWLVNVYIIVLCLCTIGATLMMKETRGIDLHTVGQH from the coding sequence ATGACCACCTCGAACGCCCGGACAGTGGCCACCGGTGACATCCGCACCGGCCCCGAGCTCACCACCCGCAGCAACCCCTCCGCCCGACGATCCCTCGTCGCGAGCACGATCGGCCAGCTCTTCGAGTGGTACGAGTGGACCGCCTACGCGGTCTTCGCCCCCTTCATCGCCGCGGTGATGTTCAACGACAGCAACCCGGTCTCGGCGCTGCTCGCGACGCTCGCGGTCTTCGCGGTCGGGTTCCTCATGCGGCCCCTCGGAGGGGTCGTCTTCGGGCGGATCGCCGACGTCAAGGGACGCAAGTACGTCCTCATCGTCACGATGCTGATGATGGCCTCGGCGAGCCTCGTCATGGGGCTGCTGCCGGGGTACGAGAGCATCGGCATCCTCGCCTCGGTGCTGCTGCTGGCCAGCCGGATGATCCAGGGCTTCGCGCACGGTGGCGAGTCGGCGACGGCGAACACCTACGTCGCCGAGATCGCGCCCCCGCACCGCCGCGGCATGTGGGGCAGCCTCGTCTTCGTCGCCATCATGGGCGGGACCGTGACCGCCTACGCGATCGGCGGCAGCATCACCGCCTTCCTCACCGAGAGCGCCGTCGGCGACTGGGGCTGGCGCGTGCCCTTCCTCCTGGGTGCCGTCTTCGCGGTCTTCGTGCTGTACCTGCGCACCGGCATGGAGGAGTCGGACGTCTTCGACCGGGCGGACACGGCGCAGGCCGTGGAGCAGGAGGTCGTCCCGGCGGCGGCGCAGACCGTGGCACCGGCGGCAGCCGGTTACACCCGCGGCCGGCTGACCAAGGCCATCGCCCTCGTCGTGATGATGGTCTCGGGTATCACCGTGGCCCACTACACCTGGAGCTCCTACGCCTCCACCTACGCGATCACCGAGCAGGGAATGGACCCCAACACCGCCTTCTGGGCGATCACGGCCAGCCAGTTCCTCGCGCTGCTCACCCTGCCGCTGTGGGGCCTGCTGTCCGACCACATCGGGCGTCGCCCGGTCGTGCTCATCTTCGCGGTCGGCACGATCATCACGACCATCCCGCTCAAGGCGATGATCGCCGACGAGTTCTGGACGCTCTTCCTCGCCTCGTTCATCGCGATGACCTTCGTCGCGGCGGCCGGCTCCATCCTGTCCTCGATGATGTCCGAGGCCTTCCCGACGAAGGTGCGCACGGCCGGCATCGGCTTCGCGTACTCGCTCTCGGTCGCCGCCTTCGGCGGCAGCGCGCCCTACCTCAACGCGCTCTTCATCGGGCGCGGGCTCGACTGGCTCGTCAACGTCTACATCATCGTGCTCTGCCTCTGCACGATCGGGGCGACACTGATGATGAAGGAGACGCGGGGCATCGACCTGCACACGGTCGGCCAGCACTGA
- a CDS encoding phosphotransferase family protein, which produces MHSTDTPTLDPTLEQLLRPDVVGPRLVAATGREAWRDFSAQLIAGGKSNLTFVLTSTDGDRLILRRPPTGDLLPSAHDMGREARIQTGLAGSGVPVAHVVVNETSGDDLGVPYYVMEEVVGHVIRDELPTGYAQDDRSKEAMADALVDALVALHAVDPDEVGLGDLGRRDGYLERQLRRWLGQSEKATASVQAPRLPDLATRLGESMPQSPPSRIVHGDYRMDNCVYDADDPGRIRAILDWELSTLGDPIADLAQTAMYWGDADGPAMPLIPSLSRQAGWPPSSHLVERYCAASGADPAVLPWYRAFACFKFAAIAQGVATRAAAGDMAGQKFGDIGDSIRHLVDHAHSILDDHPGGTRG; this is translated from the coding sequence GTGCACAGCACCGACACCCCGACCCTCGACCCGACACTCGAGCAGCTCCTGAGACCCGACGTCGTCGGACCCCGGCTCGTCGCGGCCACCGGCCGCGAGGCGTGGCGGGACTTCTCCGCCCAGCTCATCGCGGGCGGGAAGTCCAACCTCACCTTCGTGCTGACCAGCACCGACGGTGACCGGCTGATCCTGCGGCGTCCTCCGACCGGGGACCTGTTGCCCAGCGCCCACGACATGGGCCGCGAGGCACGGATCCAGACCGGGCTGGCCGGGTCCGGCGTCCCCGTCGCGCACGTCGTCGTCAACGAGACGAGCGGGGACGACCTGGGCGTGCCGTACTACGTGATGGAGGAGGTCGTCGGTCACGTCATCCGCGACGAGCTGCCGACGGGCTACGCGCAGGACGACCGGAGCAAGGAGGCGATGGCTGACGCCCTCGTCGACGCGCTCGTCGCGCTGCACGCGGTCGACCCGGACGAGGTCGGTCTCGGTGACCTCGGTCGCCGCGACGGGTACCTCGAGCGGCAGCTGCGCCGGTGGCTGGGCCAGTCGGAGAAGGCCACCGCGTCGGTGCAGGCCCCGCGCCTGCCCGACCTGGCGACCCGGCTGGGGGAGTCGATGCCGCAGTCGCCCCCGTCGCGGATCGTCCACGGTGACTATCGGATGGACAACTGCGTCTACGACGCGGACGACCCCGGGCGCATCCGGGCGATCCTCGACTGGGAGCTGTCCACCCTCGGTGACCCGATCGCCGACCTGGCGCAGACCGCGATGTACTGGGGCGACGCCGACGGTCCGGCCATGCCGCTCATCCCGAGCCTGAGCCGGCAGGCGGGGTGGCCCCCTTCGTCCCACCTCGTGGAGCGCTACTGCGCGGCGTCGGGGGCCGACCCGGCCGTCCTGCCCTGGTACCGGGCCTTCGCGTGCTTCAAGTTCGCCGCCATCGCCCAGGGCGTGGCCACGCGTGCCGCGGCCGGTGACATGGCCGGCCAGAAGTTCGGCGACATCGGGGACAGCATCCGCCACCTCGTCGACCACGCCCACTCGATCCTCGACGACCACCCTGGAGGAACCCGTGGCTGA
- a CDS encoding 3-oxoacyl-ACP reductase family protein, with the protein MADPHRTPIDPRTGEGGEGSLLDRFRLNGRVAIVTGASSGLGAGFARALASAGATVVLAARRRERLESLAEEIRADGGTASTVSCDVVDPQQCADLVKAAMAEHGRVDVLVNNAGLGTAVPALKESPEDFRRVVDVNLNGAYWMAKECAAVMGPGSSVVNIASILGLTAGFAPQAAYSSSKAAVLGLTRDLAAQWGSRRGIRVNAVAPGYFASEMTDEIPEALLETITSRTLFGRLGRQQELDSAVLFLASDASSFITGTTLAVDGGTTLH; encoded by the coding sequence GTGGCTGACCCACACCGCACCCCGATCGACCCCCGCACGGGCGAAGGGGGCGAGGGCTCGCTCCTCGACCGCTTCCGACTCAACGGCCGCGTCGCAATCGTCACCGGCGCCTCCTCCGGGCTCGGCGCGGGCTTCGCCCGGGCGTTGGCCTCGGCGGGCGCGACCGTGGTCCTCGCCGCCCGACGGCGCGAGCGCCTGGAGTCGCTCGCCGAGGAGATCCGCGCTGACGGTGGCACCGCGTCCACGGTCTCCTGCGACGTGGTCGACCCGCAGCAGTGCGCAGACCTCGTGAAGGCCGCGATGGCCGAGCACGGGCGGGTCGACGTCCTCGTCAACAACGCGGGTCTGGGCACGGCGGTACCGGCGCTGAAGGAGTCACCCGAGGACTTCCGCAGGGTCGTCGACGTCAACCTCAACGGCGCGTACTGGATGGCTAAGGAGTGCGCGGCTGTGATGGGGCCGGGCTCGAGCGTCGTCAACATCGCCAGCATCCTCGGCCTGACCGCCGGCTTCGCGCCGCAGGCGGCGTACTCCTCGTCCAAGGCGGCCGTCCTCGGCCTGACGCGTGACCTCGCGGCGCAGTGGGGCAGCCGGCGGGGGATCCGGGTCAACGCGGTGGCGCCGGGCTACTTCGCCTCCGAGATGACCGACGAGATCCCCGAGGCGCTGCTCGAGACGATCACCTCCCGCACGCTCTTCGGCCGGCTCGGTCGGCAGCAGGAGCTGGACTCCGCGGTGCTCTTCCTCGCCTCGGACGCCTCCTCCTTCATCACCGGCACGACGCTCGCCGTCGACGGTGGGACGACCCTGCACTGA
- a CDS encoding acyl-CoA dehydrogenase family protein — MDFNPSPRTVELQEAMWDLMRKHVFPAEATWAQYLREHGVHEHPPVMEELKEQARRRGLWNLFLPEWSGVSNLEYAPIAEISGWSPVIGPEAINCQAPDTGNMETLNLFGTAEQKQRWLEPLKEGTIRSAYAMTEPDAASSDATNIQTVIRREGDHYVVNGRKWWITGVADDRCEIFIVMGKTDPGAATHRQQSMVLVPRDTPGLRIERHLPLFGYQDQHGHSEIVFDDVRVPAENLLGEEGDGFTIAQARLGPGRIHHAMRAIGMAERALALMVDRAKSRVAFGSRLADQGVVQEHIANSRIEIDQARLQVLHCAWMIDTVGAKDARYEISAIKVIAPQVACTVVDRAIEIFGAGGVSDDFPLAYFYAWARALRIVDGPDAVHRRTVARGELKPTPPFVG; from the coding sequence ATGGACTTCAACCCCAGCCCCCGCACCGTCGAGCTGCAGGAGGCGATGTGGGACCTGATGCGCAAGCACGTCTTCCCGGCCGAGGCGACGTGGGCGCAGTACCTGCGTGAGCACGGGGTGCACGAGCACCCCCCGGTGATGGAGGAGCTGAAGGAGCAGGCGCGTCGCCGCGGGTTGTGGAACCTCTTCCTGCCGGAGTGGTCGGGGGTGAGCAACCTCGAGTACGCGCCGATCGCGGAGATCTCCGGCTGGTCGCCGGTCATCGGACCCGAGGCGATCAACTGCCAGGCCCCGGACACGGGGAACATGGAGACGCTGAACCTCTTCGGCACGGCGGAGCAGAAGCAGCGCTGGCTCGAGCCGTTGAAGGAGGGCACGATCCGGTCGGCCTACGCGATGACCGAGCCGGACGCGGCCTCCTCGGACGCGACGAACATCCAGACCGTGATCCGGCGCGAAGGCGATCATTACGTCGTCAACGGGCGCAAGTGGTGGATCACCGGGGTGGCTGACGACCGGTGCGAGATCTTCATCGTCATGGGCAAGACCGACCCCGGCGCGGCGACGCACCGCCAGCAGTCGATGGTTCTCGTGCCGCGGGACACCCCTGGTCTGCGGATCGAGCGGCACCTGCCGCTCTTCGGCTACCAGGACCAGCACGGTCACTCCGAGATCGTCTTCGACGACGTGCGGGTGCCGGCGGAGAATCTGCTCGGCGAGGAGGGCGACGGCTTCACCATCGCCCAGGCGCGTCTGGGTCCCGGCCGCATCCACCACGCGATGCGGGCGATCGGCATGGCCGAGCGGGCGCTGGCGCTCATGGTCGACCGGGCCAAGAGCCGGGTCGCCTTCGGCTCGCGGCTGGCCGATCAGGGCGTGGTGCAGGAGCACATCGCCAACTCCCGGATCGAGATCGACCAGGCCCGCCTGCAGGTGCTGCACTGCGCGTGGATGATCGACACGGTCGGCGCCAAGGATGCGCGCTACGAGATCTCGGCGATCAAGGTCATCGCTCCGCAGGTCGCCTGCACCGTCGTCGACCGGGCGATCGAGATCTTCGGCGCCGGTGGCGTCTCCGACGACTTCCCGCTCGCATACTTTTACGCGTGGGCGCGAGCGCTGCGCATCGTCGACGGTCCTGACGCCGTGCACCGGCGGACCGTGGCCCGCGGGGAGCTGAAGCCGACACCGCCCTTCGTCGGCTGA
- a CDS encoding ERCC4 domain-containing protein, giving the protein MEDLQILVDSHERYPWRFTHQQAVTKRWGLPCGDYAVTDGEQVVAAVERKSLADLSSSLTSGKLTYAVAELSDLPRAAVVVEDRYHRSSRSSTCARPCLTSAHQDMAGTTSVWAKSSPTKSRGSPVVTDRA; this is encoded by the coding sequence GTGGAGGACCTGCAGATCCTCGTGGACAGCCACGAGCGGTACCCGTGGCGGTTCACCCACCAGCAGGCGGTGACGAAGCGCTGGGGGTTGCCCTGCGGAGACTACGCCGTCACCGACGGGGAGCAGGTCGTCGCCGCCGTCGAGCGCAAGAGCCTGGCCGACCTCAGCTCGAGCCTCACCAGCGGCAAGCTCACCTACGCGGTGGCAGAGTTGAGCGACCTGCCGCGCGCGGCGGTCGTCGTCGAGGACCGGTACCACAGGTCTTCGCGCTCGAGCACGTGCGCCCGGCCGTGCCTGACGAGTGCTCATCAGGATATGGCGGGGACGACATCGGTGTGGGCGAAGTCCTCACCGACGAAGAGCAGGGGTTCGCCCGTCGTCACCGACAGGGCGTAG
- a CDS encoding type II toxin-antitoxin system VapC family toxin, whose translation MIVDSSALMAVLEGELGSEAVIRAATQATCLMSVATRLEVSIVADSRSTSHGARLDDLIAALEITIEPTTVQQGEIARRAYQRFGRGSGSPARLNFGDCFAYALSVTTGEPLLFVGEDFAHTDVVPAIS comes from the coding sequence GTGATCGTCGACTCCTCCGCCCTCATGGCCGTCCTCGAGGGTGAACTGGGATCCGAGGCGGTCATCCGCGCGGCGACGCAGGCCACCTGCCTCATGTCCGTGGCCACCCGGCTCGAGGTGTCGATCGTTGCCGACTCCCGGTCCACCTCACACGGCGCCCGACTCGACGACCTCATCGCTGCACTCGAGATCACGATCGAGCCGACGACGGTGCAGCAGGGCGAGATCGCTCGTCGGGCCTACCAGAGGTTCGGCCGGGGCTCGGGCTCACCTGCCCGGTTGAACTTCGGGGACTGTTTCGCCTACGCCCTGTCGGTGACGACGGGCGAACCCCTGCTCTTCGTCGGTGAGGACTTCGCCCACACCGATGTCGTCCCCGCCATATCCTGA
- a CDS encoding type II toxin-antitoxin system VapB family antitoxin translates to MGMNIKNERVHELARRAASVTGKSQTGAIEEALTRLLADYDIDPEQHRVAAKVDKVHSIVRAYLDTPSDADRTIRRVDDLFDEQTGLPR, encoded by the coding sequence ATGGGGATGAACATCAAGAATGAGCGCGTCCACGAGCTCGCACGCCGAGCCGCCTCGGTCACGGGCAAGTCGCAGACCGGCGCCATCGAGGAGGCTCTGACCCGATTGTTGGCCGACTACGACATCGACCCCGAGCAGCACAGGGTGGCGGCGAAGGTCGACAAGGTGCACAGCATCGTCCGCGCCTACCTCGATACCCCATCCGACGCAGACCGCACCATCCGCCGCGTCGATGACCTCTTCGACGAGCAGACCGGTCTCCCCCGGTGA